GGCGTCCGCGAGTCTGTCCACGAGGAAGGTGGTGGAGACGGTGCGCACCGCCGGCCCCGAGTCGCCTTCGAGCAGGTAGTCGTAGGCGAGCGCGTAGAAGCGGTTCCCGTCGAGGACGCCGCGGTCGGGCGTGACGGCGGCGACCCGGTCGGCGTCCCCGTCGTTGGCGACGCCGAGGTCGGCGTCGTGTTCGTTCACGGCCATCGCGAGGCCCTGCAGGTTCGCCTCGTCGGGTTCCGGGGAGGTGCCGCCGAACTCGGGGTCGCGCTCGCAGCGCAGGCGAATCACGTCCGCGCCCGCCGCTTCGAGGAGCGCGTCGGTGACGCCGCGCCCGCTCCCGTGCATCGCGTCGTAGACGACGGTGAGCCCCTCCAGGTCGGCGTCCACGAGGCTCCGGCAGTGGTCGGCGTGGTCGGCCACGAGGTCTTCCTCGCGAATCTCGCCGGTCTGCTCGCCCTCCTCGGGTTCGCGGAGGTTCGCCTCGATGGCCTCCGTGACCTCGGGGAGCGCCGGCGCGCCGTCCTCGGGCAGGAACTTCACGCCGTTGTACTCCGGCGGATTGTGGGATGCCGTGATGACCAGCGCGCCCGCGAAATCGCGCTCCGCGACGGCGTGCGAGATTACGGGTGTCGGGCAGTCCCGTTCCGGGAGCACCACGTCGAACCCGTTGGTCGCGAGCACGTCGGCCACGTCGTCCGCGAACCCGCGCGAGGTCTCGCGCGCGTCGTACCCGACGGCGACCGTCTCGCCGCCGTGACCCTCGCTGTCGAGGTAGTCGGCGGTGGCCTGCGCGACCACGCGAACGCGCTCGCTCGTGAACACGTCGAGCGTGGCGCGCCAGCCGTCCGTGCCGAAGGAGATGGCGTCCATGGTTGAGGGGTCGCCGCCTCGGGTGAAAATCCCTGCGGTCCCCCGGACTACTCAGCGAGCTTACTGGAACGAACCGTCGGAACGCGCTTCGCGGACCGGCGACCGTTTAAACCGCGAGCCCGGAACCGGTAGTAATGACCGACACTCCGCTCGTCGTCGGCGTCGCCGGTAGTCGGCGCGACGGCAGTCACACCCTCCAAGGCATCGAACGCGCGCTCGCCGCCGCCGCGGACGCGGGCGCCGACACCGACCTCGTGGACCTCGGTGACGTGGACTTGCCCCTCTACCACCCCGACCGCAGCACCGAAGAGTCGGGCGAGGCCGCCGCGCTCCTCGAACGCGTGCGCGCCGCCGACGGCGTGATAATCGGGTCGCCCGTCTACCACGGCAGTTACTCCTCGACGTTCCGGAACTTCCACGACTACTGCGGGTTCGACGAGTACGAGGACACCGCCGTCGGCCTGCTCGTCGTCGCGGGCGGCGGCACCATCGCGTCCACGCTCGACCACCTCCGGGTGACGATGCGGGGCGTCCACGCCCACGTCGTCCCCGCGCAGGTCGGGGTTCGGAACACCTCCTCGAAGTTCCGGGCCGACGGCTCGCTCACCGACGACGACATCGCCGACCGCATCGACGGCGTCGCCGAGGACGTGGTCGACGCCGCCCGGATGCGACTCGCCGCCCGCGAACCCACGTCGACGGCGTGCGCCGACGACTAGAACAACTCGGCCTTCTCCGAGCGCGACAGCTGTTTTATCTCGTACTCTCTGCTCATCGCCGCGGACTTCGACTCGAAGGACTCGGTGTACCGGAGTTCGACCGGCGTGCGGCCGCGCGTGTACTTCGCGCCGTCACCGGCGTCGTGTTCCGCGACGCGCCGCTGTACGTCGGTCGTGTAGCCGGTGTAGTAGGTGCCGTCACTACACTCGACGACGTACACGTAGTGCACGCCGAGAACGAACCACGGGGGACGTACCTGTGTTTCGGTCAGGCTTTGCGCCCGCGGTTGCGGGATACTTCCGCGATGCCGACGTTCGCCGAGCAGTTCGGGCAGGCTCGCACCTGTCCGTCCTCGTCCGCGAACACGCGGACGAAGTCGTCGGAGACGTGGCCGTCGCAGTGGGTACAGCGGGGCATGGGTTTGGTGCCGACGGGGCCGCCGGCAGCGTGAGAATACTCCGCACGCCAATAAAGGAGTTTTCCCAAATTCGAACATAATTTCCCCCAGCCCGAATCTCAGTTCGTCCGTCACGTCGCCGCCCGGTGCGCCGACGCGCGGGTTGTTTCGACGCGTACACGGTGTGAACACGGCCCAGCGCCCCCGTGAAGCGCCCGATTATGGGAAGCCTTATAAGGAGGGCAGGAAAAAAGCCGTTCGTATGGCAGACCTCATCGTCAAGGCCGCTGTGAAGGAAGAACTCGACGACAAGAACGTTGCCTCCGACTTCTACGAGGCACTCGACGAGGAAGTCTCGGAACTCCTCGAGGACGCCGCCGCGCGCGCCGAGGCGAACGGTCGCAAGACCGTCCAGCCGCGCGACCTGTAATTCGGTAGACCTCCTTCGATATTTTTCGCGACGCGACGCCGACCAGCGACGCGTATCTACGGTTCCGTGACCCGCACGCCGTCGTCGGTGCCGACGTAGACCGCGTCGGCCAGCCCGACGAACAGGCCGTGTTCCACGACGCCCGGAATCTCCGACAGCGACGCCGCCAACGCCCGGGGGGCTTCGATTTCGCCGAACGCGCAGTCCACCACCAGATTCCCGTTGTCCGTGACGACCGGGCCGTCCTTGCGCTCGGCCGCGCGCAGTTCCGGGTCGCCGCCGAGGTCGCGGACGCGCTCCGCGACCACCGGGTGGGCGTCCGGCAGCACCTCGACGGGTACCGGGTAGTCCAGCGCGTCGACCTCCTTCGACGGGTCCGCCACCACGAGGAAGCGGTCGGCGCTCGCGTCCACGTACTTCTCGCGGGCGTGGGCCGCGCCGCCGCCCTTCACGAGGTCGCCGTCCGCGACCTGGTCGGCGCCGTCTATCGCCACGTCCACGCTCGCCTCCTCCAGCGACGTGAGCGGGATTCCCGCCTCGATGGCCAACTGGCGGGACTGGAACGACGTGGCGACGCCCTCGATTTCGGCGTCGCGCTCCCCGAGCGCGCGAATCGCGTGCGCCGCCGTGCTCCCGGTGCCGAGACCGACCACCGCCCCGTCCTCGACTTCCGCGGCGGCGGCCTCGCCCGCTCGCCGCTTCGCCTCGTCCGTGCCGCCCGTGTTCTTCATGCACGACGGTGGGAGGCCGCCCCGCAAAAAGCCACCTCCCCACGCCGGCGCGACGCCCACCACGCGACACCGAAAACCACCGGCTGAAGTCGTTTATCCGGCGATTAACTAAGCCTCCGTCTGTCGTCTGACGGAGCGATGACGCGCGCGTCCCAGTCCCGGAGCCGCGACACCGCCGCCGACGACGCCGTGCCGGTCGTCGACGACGCGCGCGCAGCCTGCACGGACCTGCTCGCGCACGGCGACCACGCGCTCGTCGTCGCCCTCGACGCGACGCCCCGCGAGTGGCTCGCCGACCGCGGGCACGCCGCCCCCAACCCCGCGTTCGTCGCGACCTACCCCCATCCCGACTGCGTGCGCGTCGTCTCCGACCTCCGCGAACCCGTGGCCGTCGCGCTCGCCGCCGAGGAGTTCCTCGCGTCGCTCCCCGACGGCGCCGCGCCCGCGGTCTGCGTGGACGGCCTCGACCGACTCGCCGAACGCGCCGGCCCGCTCCGAACCGCCCGCTTTCTCTCCGTCCTCGCGAACCGCGTCCGGGCCGCCGGCGGCACCTGTCACTACCACGGCGGCGCCGACTGCTCGCACGTCCCGGCGAGCGACCCGTAATCGAGTCCGGCGACGGCGGCGCCGCTGGTCGGTTCGCCGAAACCGGCTTGCTCGCGACTCAGAGTTGCTCTTTCACGGTCTCCGGGTCGTGCGTGAGTCGGAGCGTCCGCGACCGGCCGCGTCCCTCCAACTGCTCGTACTCCGCCTCGATGAGGCCGAGTTTGTCGAGTTTGTTCACGATCTCCGTGTACCGCGTGTAGCCGAGGTCGGTGCGGTCGTGGAACGTCTCGTAGACGTCCCCGGCCTGCTCGCCGTCGCAGTCCGCGACCGTCTCCACGAGCGCGCGCTCGACGTCCGACAGCGCGCGCAGGTTCCGGGAGAGCGCGACGTGCTTGGCGTCCTCGTACACGGCGTCCACGTCCGCCGGCTCGACGGTCTTGTTCGCGCGGGACTCGGCGTGCAGGCCGGCGCGCCGCATCACGTCGATGCCGACGCGCAGGTCCCCCGCCTGGTCGGTGAGTTCGCTCACCTTGTCCAGTACCGTCGTCGGCACCGCGCCCTCCCGGAACCCCACCTCGATGCGGT
The nucleotide sequence above comes from Halobacterium litoreum. Encoded proteins:
- a CDS encoding NADPH-dependent FMN reductase, which encodes MTDTPLVVGVAGSRRDGSHTLQGIERALAAAADAGADTDLVDLGDVDLPLYHPDRSTEESGEAAALLERVRAADGVIIGSPVYHGSYSSTFRNFHDYCGFDEYEDTAVGLLVVAGGGTIASTLDHLRVTMRGVHAHVVPAQVGVRNTSSKFRADGSLTDDDIADRIDGVAEDVVDAARMRLAAREPTSTACADD
- a CDS encoding phosphoglucomutase/phosphomannomutase family protein; translated protein: MDAISFGTDGWRATLDVFTSERVRVVAQATADYLDSEGHGGETVAVGYDARETSRGFADDVADVLATNGFDVVLPERDCPTPVISHAVAERDFAGALVITASHNPPEYNGVKFLPEDGAPALPEVTEAIEANLREPEEGEQTGEIREEDLVADHADHCRSLVDADLEGLTVVYDAMHGSGRGVTDALLEAAGADVIRLRCERDPEFGGTSPEPDEANLQGLAMAVNEHDADLGVANDGDADRVAAVTPDRGVLDGNRFYALAYDYLLEGDSGPAVRTVSTTFLVDRLADAHGCEVVETPVGFKWVAEAMGEHDALFGGEESGGYTMRGHVRQKDGVLMALLASAAASERGVDDRLDAIAAEHGEIHQDKVSVDCPDDRKAGVLADLEAELPDTVAGVDVAEVNDTDGFKILLEDGTWLLVRPSGTEPKMRVYAEADSPERVRNLLDAGRGLVEPLV
- a CDS encoding GIY-YIG nuclease family protein, with amino-acid sequence MHYVYVVECSDGTYYTGYTTDVQRRVAEHDAGDGAKYTRGRTPVELRYTESFESKSAAMSREYEIKQLSRSEKAELF
- a CDS encoding DUF7504 family protein, which gives rise to MTRASQSRSRDTAADDAVPVVDDARAACTDLLAHGDHALVVALDATPREWLADRGHAAPNPAFVATYPHPDCVRVVSDLREPVAVALAAEEFLASLPDGAAPAVCVDGLDRLAERAGPLRTARFLSVLANRVRAAGGTCHYHGGADCSHVPASDP
- a CDS encoding DUF7563 family protein codes for the protein MPRCTHCDGHVSDDFVRVFADEDGQVRACPNCSANVGIAEVSRNRGRKA
- a CDS encoding DUF1931 family protein; the encoded protein is MADLIVKAAVKEELDDKNVASDFYEALDEEVSELLEDAAARAEANGRKTVQPRDL
- the rpiA gene encoding ribose-5-phosphate isomerase RpiA; this encodes MKNTGGTDEAKRRAGEAAAAEVEDGAVVGLGTGSTAAHAIRALGERDAEIEGVATSFQSRQLAIEAGIPLTSLEEASVDVAIDGADQVADGDLVKGGGAAHAREKYVDASADRFLVVADPSKEVDALDYPVPVEVLPDAHPVVAERVRDLGGDPELRAAERKDGPVVTDNGNLVVDCAFGEIEAPRALAASLSEIPGVVEHGLFVGLADAVYVGTDDGVRVTEP